In Nicotiana tabacum cultivar K326 chromosome 11, ASM71507v2, whole genome shotgun sequence, a single window of DNA contains:
- the LOC107804149 gene encoding transcriptional activator TAF-1-like produces the protein MGNSKEGKSCKPEKSSSTAPDQSSIHVYPDWAAMQAYYGPRVAVPPYVNSPVAPGHAPHPYMWGPLQPMMPPYGAPYAGIYTHGGVYAHPGVPIVSRPQAHGMTSSPAVSQTMDAATLSMDTSAKSSENTDQRTSKLKGSNGLGMSIGNRSVDNGDGTDYGASQSGQTEGSSDGSNIHTAEVGENSKKRSRETTPNDSGDGKTRTRSSPQPREVNGASKKETSIAVSHGNIAEKVVGTVFSPTMTPTLELRNPVGTLVKASPTNVSRISPAVPGEVWLQNEREIKREKRKQSNRESARRSRLRKQAEAEDLAIRVKSLTSENLGLKSEINKFIENSENLKLENAALMERLKNKQRGNAEEVTFGKIDDKRLQPISTADLLARVNNSGLLDRTNEDSEIRENNASGAKLHQLLDASRRTDAVAAR, from the exons ATGGGAAATAGCAAGGAAGGAAAATCTTGTAAGCCTGAGAAATCATCTTCGACCGCACCA GACCAGAGCAGTATTCACGTGTATCCTGATTGGGCGGCTATGCAG GCATATTATGGTCCTCGAGTAGCTGTACCTCCTTATGTTAATTCTCCTGTTGCACCTGGTCATGCTCCTCATCCTTATATGTGGGGACCGCTACAG CCTATGATGCCACCTTATGGTGCACCATATGCAGGAATCTACACGCATGGTGGTGTTTATGCGCATCCTGGAGTTCCTATC GTGTCTCGTCCTCAGGCTCATGGAATGACATCATCTCCTGCTGTCAGCCAAACCATG GATGCTGCCACTTTGAGTATGGACACTTCTGCTAAGTCTTCGGAGAATACTGATCAACGCACGAGTAAGTTAAAAGGTTCTAATGGGCTTGGAATGTCAATAGGAAATCGCAGTGTTGACAATGGCGATGGCACTGACTATGGAGCTTCTCAGAG TGGGCAAACTGAAGGTTCAAGTGACGGAAGTAACATACACACAGCAGAG GTGGGTGAGAACAGTAAGAAAAGAAGCCGCGAGACAACTCCTAACGACT CTGGTGATGGAAAGACTCGGACACGAAGCAGTCCACAACCTAGGGAAGTAAATGGGGCTAGCAAGAAGGAAACTTCTATAGCTGTTAGTCATGGTAACATAGCAGAGAAAGTAGTCGGAACAGTATTTTCTCCAACCATGACTCCTACTCTAGAACTGAGAAATCCTGTCGGTACACTAGTGAAAGCTAGTCCAACTAATGTTTCACGAATCAGTCCTGCAGTGCCGGGCGAAGTCTGGTTACAG AATGAACGTGAGATCAAGCGGGAGAAGAGGAAGCAGTCTAATAGGGAATCAGCAAGGAGATCAAGGTTGAGAAAACAG GCAGAAGCTGAAGATTTGGCAATACGAGTTAAATCTTTAACCTCTGAAAATTTAGGACTCAAATCGGAGATAAATAAATTCATTGAAAACTctgagaatttaaagcttgaaaATGCCGCTTTAATG GAGAGACTGAAAAATAAACAACGAGGAAATGCAGAAGAGGTAACTTTTGGTAAGATTGATGATAAGAGGTTGCAACCCATTAGCACAGCAGACCTATTAGCAAGAGTCAACAACTCTGGTCTGTTGGATAGAACCAACGAAGATAGTGAAATTCGAGAGAATAATGCCTCAGGAGCAAAGCTTCATCAACTTCTTGATGCTAGCCGCAGAACTGATGCTGTGGCTGCTAGATGA
- the LOC107804143 gene encoding NDR1/HIN1-like protein 13 has product MSMRKPLQKPPGYRETGIPIQRPPQSPFYPEKNNSRKRSFCCCCCCYFFIILIFLILLFIAVGAILYLWFDPKLPIFHLKSLEFTKFNITDSPDGPKLSAQATVSVELKNPNKQLKIIYEKTNIELKDEDGVTLGNGNVPGFVQGTKNVTVVKFDINMNELLYSENVAKVRDGLKNKSLKVSADVGTGFGIGFSGWKSETIGVRVSCGGLSLKQMENGTSPKCQITVLNRIHLD; this is encoded by the exons ATGTCTATGAGAAAACCTTTGCAGAAGCCACCTGGTTATAGAGAAACTGGAATACCAATTCAACGGCCGCCACAATCACCATTTTACCCAGAAAAAAATAATTCGCGTAAAAGGAGtttctgctgctgctgttgttgttacTTCTTCATCATCTTAATTTTCTTAATCCTCTTATTTATTGCTGTTGGTGCCATTCTTTATCTATGGTTTGATCCAAAACTCCCTATTTTCCACTTAAAATCCCTCGAATTCACCAAATTTAATATCACAGACAGTCCAGACGGGCCTAAATTGAGTGCACAAGCAACAGTTAGTGTAGAGCTAAAAAATCCAAATAAACAGCTCAAGATTATATATGAAAAAACAAACATAGAATTGAAAGACGAAGATGGTGTTACTTTGGGTAATGGAAACGTTCCAGGCTTCGTCCAGGGGACGAAGAATGTGACAGTGGTTAAATTTGATATTAATATGAATGAATTGTTATATAGCGAAAATGTTGCGAAAGTAAGAGATGGATTAAAGAACAAGAGTTTGAAGGTTTCTGCTGATGTTGGAACTGGTTTTGGAATTGGATTTAGTGGTTGGAAAAGTGAAACAATTGGAGTTAGAGTAAGTTGTGGAGGTTTGAGCTTGAAGCAAATGGAAAATGGAACTTCACCCAAATGCCAAATTACTGTGCTTAACAG AATTCATCTAGATTGA